From Rhododendron vialii isolate Sample 1 chromosome 7a, ASM3025357v1:
GAAGAGTATAAAAGAGGGAGAAcgtacaaaaaagaaaaagaaaaaaaaaacgaggaggaagagcaaagaaaataaaaaccgCCAAGATCTAGCTCTTATTGGGTTTAGCCTCTGTTTTTTCTCCTAATTTAATTTTctagtttggttttgttttcggTATTAAATCAAGACCTTCGAAAAAAGGAGCAAAAGGTAACAATAGGGATTTGGTTTTTCACGAAATCTAATATCAAACTCCCGTCTCGTGTTCGAGAGGTTGATTTGGTGGTTGAAGCGCTTCCTAACCAAGTTTAAAGCTTGAGTCCGGCTTTTAAGCCTGCAAATTCCCGCTCTATTTCCATAGATTgtggaaaaacaaaataaaaaagatactCTTTGTCCCGTCCCATCTTCTGCCTatataaataaatttattttttaaaggaaCTCTTTTTTTGCTGTTATTTTAGAGGAACCTATGTATGTATGTAATACATTTAGGACTTTGGAAATTTATTGGAGACAAAATTAGGGGCTCatggaaggaaagaaaataagaaattaaaagTATTACATTCTGGACTATCCAAGGCTTGACGCTCATGAACCTAATGTGAAGTTCTAAAAAGGAAATGGTTTCTTGGcaatataaagggagagcaccattTTGGTATCTCTCAATTTTTGTCATTGAGTCAAATTTTCTTTCCCTCAAATAATCCTTAAAAATCTGGCTTATTATGTCTTCAACAAAGTGTAAATCCTTAGTCAGAAGGGTAACCATGTCAAATGCCTGTCTTCAACAAAGTGTAAATCTTTAGTCAGAAGGGTAACCATGTCAAATGCCTTGGGTGGTTAAATGatggtttcaattaagtcttttatagTATTTGATATCGCATCTACAAGTCTATTTTCAGAGCGATCGCagggagtgacattgtgtaattAAATTCATGGAGGCACTCCGGACCAAACACATCATGACGTGAATACAATATTCCTCATGTATTCCACCGGCAAATCATTGTGTGACTACTGAATTGGGAATTGCTTGATATTGGGTTGTGCAAGGTGTGTTTTACAATGCCAAAGCTTTGTTATCTTCACCTTCATGTGTTGACATTCATGATTGGGTCATGGCTTACCAAGTTTAGTGGAAATTTGGTGTTCTCTTCTCTATCATCataatttacattttttttttccttagtcAAATTTCTAATTACTTATTAGGACCCAAATTAAGGGGGATTTTTGGATGCTgacgaaaacaaaaaatgaggaTGCTTGAGGAATATtgtaccctctctctctctctctctctctctctctctctctccctctctgaaattttatttttcccaaTCAGCAAGTGGTTGGTCCATTACTGTAATAGGACTTATGTGGAGTTGCTAAATTTTGTGGAACAACACAAGCGTCTATCTATTTCTTTCAAACATTGGAAAGGGTAATAATGATGCATGAGGAAGAGTAGTTTATTTTTCttcgttcatttttttgggCTTCATGTAacttgaagatgaaattttgtggGCCATTTTTTAAGATGTAGTTCTAAAAACTTGATGTGCGCACTCATCGCGAGTGCCCAACCTCTAGCACACGCGATACACATGCAAGTCGAGTTTTGtatattttgtcaaaattcgatcgaacAACCAATAAATAGGAAGCCTTTGTTCTATAGTGCATATTACGTGAAAGTTCAACTTGCACACGTATTGCATGTGTCCGGCTTCTATTCATGTAACTTTGGTTGgcgaaaactttgtttaatgcTCCAGATAAATTTGTTGTAAGCGGCCGGAATACGACTGCTTCTCGTAGTGTAGAGATTTGAACCGCGGAGAAACCCGACTCTTATAAAAGGTGGTTGAAATTACAAACATTTAGCAGTTGAACAGATTTCACAGTTGACCAAAGACACGTTAGTCGGTTGGGCCTGCAAACTGTGACCAAGGAAAACTTCTGTTAGTTTCTCCCGTCTCCTAATTCACCAAAAGGGTGGGAGGAGTGACCAGCGTAGTAACTCTTCCTTGGGCATGATCATAGGGGTTCCCTACCCGCCAATAGAAGGtccggttcgagccatagctaccGTCCGAGAGAACAGGCCGTCACCATGGCACCACCTGGTGCACAGCGGCGAGAAATCCCCCTCTTCGGTCCATATATAGTTGACTTAGGGAAATTGTTGTGGAAAGAGATGTACGTAGGTGAATCGTATGGCGTGtttaatcttttttattttttttcattcgttaaaTCTAATCTACTCTAACTTAGGGAACATGTTTAATTCATTAGATAAAATTGTCGTCACGCTTATCATCTATCTGTCCTATCAGCTTCATAATTGCTCCAATCACCCATCACTCATAGTGATTCTCTCTGatttttaaaaagtaataagaaaattaaacattttaaTTTGTTCCAAAATGTATTATGACCTTTCTACTTTGGCCATTTACtatttattttgcaaaattGCAATGCAATTTGATTTTGGTAATCCTCTCCACAACTACAGACCCAAACAAACTAGAGGGAAATCCCACCTGCCATTATCTACCCTACTTGGAGTTAGTTTAACCTCTAATCTAACCACACCTAGAAAACACACTGCATGTATCTCAGCTATCTGAGTTTTAGTGTATGCTCTTTTTATGTGATTGTAAAGTAGAACCCAATTACTCTAGTAGTTCTACAAATTAACCAGATCTCGACAGAGAATTAACGCTATGATCTGCTCGTACATTGGTTGGGTGGTATAAATCTATGAGTATGAATTGATCTTTCGGTATCACATTTGCCACGGAGGTTTGTAGTCTCTATGTGGTAATACCACGGGAAGTTAACTGGTTACGTCAATCGTCCCCTCCTCCacccttttaagttttaactaaGCAAAAACAAACTCTCTATGCGGTAAGCCACTTCGCTAATGACGGATTTAGAGCTGTTTGTTTATGAGATAAGGCTGTTGAACATTGTATCAGCTATCTTAATTTGTTCCACTTGCTAATTAAGTAGCTTTCTTAATTAGTTCAAATTCCACACACCACTTGGCTTGTGCAAGTGGTTAGTTGGTTAAGTTGGGCTTTGCCACTCCAAACTATACAATTGAAGTGGTCAATCCTAGCCTtctgacattttcaaaaaaaacaaaaatgtggtCAATATATCCTTTTCCAAAGTCATCATCTTATTAAATCCTTAATCAAAGATAAGATGAGGTCGTCACAATTGCAACTGGGGTTTGGCACGCAATCTAGCTAGCAATTTTACAAGTACTAATTAATAATAACAAAAGTACACCTTCTCCGGACAAATTAGTACAAGGAAAGGGTGGTCGTAGATTGCAGCTCGTTCTTATCTCCAACTAAGTCGATCTCATTTGGAGTCTAGCATTTGTCtgtttttttatcggcaaaaagtatttattgagaagaactCGGTGGGATACATCAGGGAAAGGGGAGGAGGACATCCAACGAACGGTTGGATATATGGAGAAAAGAAACAGCATGAAAAAAGCCAAACGGCACAACCCAAAACAGCGGAAGATACGTCTCCTAAAGCATTCCAAAACCTCGGGCCTAGCGTTTGCTCGACTGAAAATTACGTACAGCTACAACAGAGGGACATGGTagaaatgaatttttaaacCGAAGAAAGTTTATGTGTAACTGCCTAAAGTTTGTACGAGTGCACTTTGGCctgaaatttggaaaaattattttgaaatttagtTTTTACTTATTGAGATAGAAATTCCTAGCTCTGCCAGTACTTCTCCCACGAGGTTGATAGATGATAAATTATTGAAATTTAGTTTTTACTTGGTTCGGCCATGTCAGCATTCGGATGGAAGAAGTACTCCATCTATCATGCTATGCCGAAGGGATAACTCTCGATACCCTAGATtcgcaacaaaaaaaaatggtctaTCCCTTTCTATTCATTACTATTTGACAACTCTGTCTTATGGGTTTATTCCATAACTTTTAAGACACTCAGTTACAGCAACGAAACCCTTATACCTTACTTCTCtgaaggtttttcttttttacctaTAACCTGCAAAATCAAGTACTAAAGTCAACTGTTTGTTAATTCTTCTTAATTAGGTTTAAGCTGATAGAAGGGCCAGCAAAGGTTGTGATTAAAAACTACTATTGTTGCTCAGTCGGGCTCTCTTCAcgttaatattattttattttaaagttgATATTCacgctttttttttgttatccacattttcttttttgtttttttagtgttaaaagtgtatgtattttattttattttttggcttaaagacaaaaaaaaaaaaaggagtataaataacaaaaaaaaaaaaaaaaaagagtgtgaatatCGTTTCTTGTTCATTTTTACCTCATTCGAAACGTAAGTATTACTAATTTAGTTCCAGTTGGCTGACACGTTCAATACCCTAATAACGATTCAGAAAAATCCCATGATCGATATCTTATTGATCTTTGATCTAATTATTAAGTTGATACTTAATAGCCACTTCTCACCCATGACTGATTAAAATATGAATTCTTATATACTAATAATACTATTTTAATGAATTCTTACATACTAATAATActatgtaccaaaaaaatatatactaataATACTCCCCAAACCCTAATCACACGATGATCATCAGCCGGTCAgatatcttttttgtttttttgctaaaagaatcGGCCGGTCAGATATCATTGGGACAATCATTTTGCTCCTCTAATCAGATCTTTTGCATTGCTAATTAGTTGTGGATTAAAATAGTTGAGTAAATAACTCTTCTATTACCGGCCGGAATAGGATCCTCTCAGGTCCCTTAAAGGGACTGATCGGCCTTGTCCGGTTCGTTTCTGGGTCCTCCATGGGTCCGTTTTGACAATCGGAACCGTTGATATTTCAGACTTAGCTTGTTGAGGACATTAGGCAcgtcaatttttattttaatcaaataTCATTTACTACATTTTCGAAACATATTTATCTTGAGAAAAATGGGTTTAGAAAATATTGCAACAGTGGATAAAGTCCATTTTTTCTGGTAATAACTATGTTTCGAGAACACGTCAAATGGTATCCGAGTAGCCTGATTTTTCGCGTGCTCAATGATTTCAACGAGGTCTAAAATATCAACAGTCCCGATCATCAAAATGGACCCGGAAGGTCTCGGAAACACCTGGACAGAAACGTCCGGGGACCGGAAGGATCCCATTCCATTAACCTTGATTTACTCCGCAacaatgaataattaaaattatgATTCATTGCATTTACTAGGTTTGACAAGTAGATCTTTAGGACCAATCCTATTGAGATTATCATCATTAAATCGGGATTTTAGTTGTGCAACAAATGATATTAATTAACTGCAAATCTCATATTTTAATACAGTCCACCAAGGCTATTGGCTGGTCCCTTCGGCACCCATCTCACTCCCCTGATTttggtaaatttaaatataattttaattagGTTCAACCTTCCAAGCGTGTAGATTAACAATGATAAAAATGGCATCATATTTGTTCGAAAAGATACAGTATGTCttatttaatttgatttgaaaatatgttttggtTCCTGATTGGCCGGGGGTTCAAAGAATTAACCCTAGAACGGCCAAGGAATTAAGCATCGTTTACCGATCTCGTTATGGCCGTCGTTAGAAAGAGACTCAGTCGTAGTTCCTGCACCTTTCCGTGGCATCTCCCCGGCCGCCGGCCACCACGGCTTGCACGGGCCGGTGCTGATGTTGATCTCACTATTCTTCACCCAACTTAATTACAAAGCTATGAAGACTAACAAATTTATGAGAAGAGGAAGGAAAACCAACAAGATTTGAGGCTAGAAGTTTGTTCTTAATTTCTTACCTAGGTCTTAaggtttcaaaatttcttaGGTGCTAACTCTTGTAAGACTAACCCATTCATAACGTAACTTTACCCCGGCCTTAATGGGTTATTTGTTGGTGTCCAGTCATTCAAGTATTAGTCAAGGCACGTCTAAAATGGGCTGAAGCCGCTGAACACCATGGGTTATCAATGCTTTGTTCTCTTCACAacttaaaaagtattttttgtaaaatttcccATAAATTCCCcttacttccaacatttctctctctatttctctccacttattacccctactatttttcaaaaaaaatttcaaatctcaaTCTAAACATagcacaaaacaaaagaaaaatagaaatcGGTCGTATTGGGATATACCAGCAACTACTTAAATTGTgacttaataaaaaaaattgggtattATGTCCTAACTCCTAAGCTAATCCAGCTCTAAAAAGAATTAATCCATTAATCAGACTAAAACAGCTATAAATCACAGGTACGAGTTACAGAAGGTATCAGAGAATTATGGGTTGGAAGGGGCAACAATTATAGAATTAAGGGATTGCATTTCTATTGGATAACCAATCGTACAAATTAAATATAAACTTCAAAATATCTTGATGATGGATCTAGTATACTCCGTATATCAGTATGAGAAATGCTaaatgcaaagaaaatgggcaaagaaaatacccttaaagtgtacatgaatggCTCAAAATGCACTGTACAGTGAATCTGAGctgttcatgtacactttatgggtcttttctttgcccattttttttgtccttagcACTCCTCTATCAGTATTctcttgctttttctttttcttttttgtcggtagtattctgattttttttttttgggtaatgtaAAGTGTCCCGAACCAACTTGCAGCACGTACCTTAGACTAATATTCTCCGTATTCTAATCTTTGCTATTAATATGATGAAaactagtagtagtattttataTGATAACGTATAAGTAATTAATCAGTCTGACCAATTAAACATGTTTGAGATCAAAGCAGTAATCGATACTGTCAGTAAATTTTGCAAGATGGAAGTTTCCTATATGCCCAATGGTATTATTATTATACTCCATATACAAACACAAGGATCCGCTGAAAAGCTACACGTACTGATTTCAAATGAATAAAatcccacttttgtcaactcacTTCCGTTGATTTCTATACTTCATTTTAAAATATCATTTGCTCTTTTTAATGTGATTTTTAGTGCCAAACTATCATGGTCATTGGTCACCTCTAGTTTTTAAATTACATACTACTTGCAggcagatgagagagagagagagagagagagagagagagagagagagagaggcagctCAACAGCCTATAGAGAGGGATTATACAAAATGCTAACATGTGAAGCTTCGCGGTATCCGCCGGTATTATGTAAGCTATGTTTGAAAATGTATACATATAGGTAGATGACTGTTGAAAATTGTCCTTAATTGTGAGTGTAATGTTTTATGGGGGCAGGTGTGAATATGAATGGTTATGGCAACTCTAGATCCCATTAATATATATGTAGGTCTCGACGGTTTCCAAAGTCAACCGCGCCCCCAAACATTGGGCTAAATTTGAAGGTTATTGAAATTATGCCCCTAAGTTTTGGGTTATTCATATTCATATATACCATCCATCCTTCGCTAAATATGTATGATCGATGGCCATGCATGTCAACCCTAAAAGATGTACTCGGATATATATGGCTAGTAACCATTCATCCTTGAGAATTCATGAGATGAGGATTTTGGTGTTTGCATGCAATTAACCAAGTCCGACTATGTATGATGTATTTTTAGGattaaaaagaaacagaaaagaaacaaaatatttgaaaataagaACGTAATCAAGTAAAAAGTTTAATCTATTTTAGTTATTCTCCTATGACTTTCtttctttggatttttttttccaacaaattcACGATTTGAAATAGGCACATATGCAGGGTTAATTAATTTTCAAGAAGAATCGGTAGTCTCACACTATTACATACCCAAAATAGAAGTACAAATAGTAAGTGGATAACAAGAGAAATGAATGTATATAACTGGTTAGGTCACAACGTGTATAGAAGATTAATAACTTCTCTCTTACCACATTCTTTAGAGGACCATGATCCTAAATATATATTAAGAATTACGTAAATCATAATCCTAATCTCACACCATACTTACATTTCCGTCCATGAAAACAGCATGAGTTATACTAATGGTCATTCGACAAAAGGTTTATTTTGAAGCCCACATCAAAACATGCATGGTCATGTAAGGGCATTTGACATAACTTGGGGGCAGGAAATGCAATTTCCAACACTAAAAGcgtaaaattcaaaatcctttttccaatgGTTTTCCTCCCTTGCCACTTTCATGTCTACACACAACACAGCTTGCAACTTGCAAAAGGCATCTATCTATCCAGTCTTTGACTTTCATGTTGTCTTTCTTTAGACTTCTCTACGTGCAGTCTACACCCCCTTATACGTACATATTCATGTACCGATGTACGTATACCTAGgtcctatatatacatatatatatttacaagcTTAATAGTTAAACCaaccctcttcctctctctctctctctctctctctctctaaccatgGATTTTCCACAAGATTTCAGATGTCCCATTTCAATGGAGCTCATGGAAGAGCCCGTGACCATCTCCACAGGGGTCTCCTACGAGCGAAAAAACATCGAAAAATGGCTCTTCACTTACATGAAAACAACGTGCCCGGCCACGATGCAACGCATCGAAAACTACGACGTCACCCCCAACCACACCCTCAAGAGGCTCATCCTCTCGTGGCAACAAAACGGGTACGCTCCGTCTTCTCCACCACCATCGCCGGCGCAGCAGCCATCGACCAAGCACGACGAGCTGGTCTCTCTCATCGGCACGGTCGGGTCAACGCCGTTCAAGGTGAGCTCGTTGAAGAAACTCAAGGCCATCATCGAAATGGGAAACGAGACGAAACGAGATTTCAAGAAAAGCGGAGGGGTGGAAGCCCTTGTCAACATAGCTGTGCAAGTTCTCGACGAAAACTCGGATTTCGCGGCGTTTAGGGATTGCGAGGAGGCTCTATTAGTTCTTCACCACCTAGAATTATCAGAGGAAGACGAGTCGTTGATCCAGAGCTGTTTTTCGCGGCCCGAGTCGAAGAAGGCCCTCGCGGTCATGGTCCAGAGGGGGAGCGCGGAGGCGAGATTTTACGCGATCTCGATGTTCCAAAAACTTGCCATGGCTAAATTCGATTGGAATGTCGTTATCCAAGACCAAGGGATGGATTTCTTCAAGTCCATGCTGGAGCTTGTTTCAGACGGGATTTGCACCAAGGCCAGCTCGACTGCTCTGCAAGTGTTGATAGAGATATTCAACTCGTCGAAAAAGAGCCGGTTGAAGGCGATAGAGGCTGGCGCGATGTGCGTCCTCATCGAATTCCTTCCCGATTCAAACCATTCAAAGTGCGAGAAGG
This genomic window contains:
- the LOC131334173 gene encoding E3 ubiquitin-protein ligase PUB23-like, encoding MDFPQDFRCPISMELMEEPVTISTGVSYERKNIEKWLFTYMKTTCPATMQRIENYDVTPNHTLKRLILSWQQNGYAPSSPPPSPAQQPSTKHDELVSLIGTVGSTPFKVSSLKKLKAIIEMGNETKRDFKKSGGVEALVNIAVQVLDENSDFAAFRDCEEALLVLHHLELSEEDESLIQSCFSRPESKKALAVMVQRGSAEARFYAISMFQKLAMAKFDWNVVIQDQGMDFFKSMLELVSDGICTKASSTALQVLIEIFNSSKKSRLKAIEAGAMCVLIEFLPDSNHSKCEKVMELIKLLCECAEGRLAFLEHGLAIGAISKKLLHASNCATKIGVKILWAICKYHPTERVLEEFVAFGAVKKLVALLHINGPSSTKDKAVMILKMHGSSWMRCPCFPTELGDYLGLVNDFS